The nucleotide window ATTTTTGTATTTGGAAATTATATTATAATGCCCATGTAAAATTATATGATTGATTGTAGAAAAGCTTGAATCTTTTGTTAAAATGGTGAACTTACTTAATTTTTGCACAATTGTATGCTAAAAATCTCAAATGGGGCACTTTAAGATGATGTTAATTAGTGATGTTCTGGTAACTGGAagaggttttgttttgttggtaTTGACAGGGGTATGCATCTGCGGCTGGCATTGAGGTTTTTAGTCCCGTAAGTCATACGCTCTTCAATCCGGCGGATATTATACGAAGGGTGAGTTTTTGAAttgttttattattctttttgttattgagaatttgagagggTTTTTAAATGCTTCTTTGAGGGGTCTGGATTTTCTTAATTTAAGTACTGATGATTGGTTAAATATATTTGGTGTCTTGAAGAATGGTGGCAGGCCACCTTTGACTTATCAATCATTTGTGAAGCTTGTTGGGGATCCCTCATGGGCATCGTCCCCTCTTTCTATTACACTTTCTTCACTTCCTCCAAttgggagttttggaagatgtgagATTTCAGAAGTTCCAACAGTTGAAGAACTTGGCTATGAAGAGACACAACAGGTTTGGAGTACTTTTTTCAACGGCACGTCATTAGCACCCCTTTTCATAAGCAAATACTTTTGTGCAGGACGAACATTCTCCCTTTAAAGGTGGTGAATCAGAAGCCTTGAAGAAGTTACGAGAATCAATTGAAAAGAAGGTGAAATGCAGAACTTTCTTGTGGACATTTATTAGGCTTTACATCCATGGCTTGCTGTGATATGTCCTTAGCAACGACTATATACATCAAGTCATGTATGCTAGGCTGAACCAATTTCCTCACTGTTCAGCGAATGAATTATTGACACTCTGGTAGTGCATATACTTCTCCATGATGGCTATCATGAACCAACATTCTTCCCTctggttttgatgatttttaccTGGTTCATGGATGCCTATCTACTCTTGTGATTTTATTGTAAATATTGGTCTGCAGCTGAATTCAACTTGTTAGCATGTCAATTTTGGTGTCTGAGTCTTTCTGTTCTTTAATTGGTGTTGTAGGAGTGGGTGGCAAATTTCGAAAAACCTAAGGGTGATCCATCAGCGTTTTTAACCCCGGCAACTACTGTTTTATCTCCTTACTTGAAAGTGAGTTGGAAATTTACATGTTTTATATTTCTTTAAATTGTTTGAAATATAAACTGTCTTGGCAGTATTTCTTACTGCTTGTTACAttgttttcaccttttttttttgtctttggaAGTTTGGTTGTCTCTCTTCAAGATATTTCTACATATGCCTTCAAgatttatataaaaatgtaaaaagtcATACTTCACCACCGGTATCTCTTGCTGGACAGGTCAGTCTTCCTCAACCAGTTATATTGTATCTTGGAATTCCTCATTCTAACTTTAGAAATTTGAAACAATGTCTCAACCCTTTTAGTTATTATGGCGAGATTTTTTCTACACGGTTGCATTTGGCACTCCTAATTTCGATCGGATGAGGGGAAACAAAATATGCAAGCAGGTAAACTCATGGTTGGTATCCAATTTACTTCTATTACTTCACTCCTTTTCTGTATTGTTCAGAAATTGTTATCCTCATATAGTAGGATACTATTTAGACAACTGACATTTATACATGAGAGTGAATGATACATTATGTTGAGAGAGAACAACAAATCTAAACGATAGGGGTTTTGTTAGAAACACTGGTttattgtgtgtttgtgtgataAAACCTTGTAAATCTCTTTATAGTTATCAAATGCAATGTACTTTTCAGCAGTAAAGTTAATCACATATCTTGATAAAACAAGATGATTTTTTATCTTTATGAAACTGATGAAGATGAAGTATCTGTTTGCTTCTGTATATGTAATATATCTTTGGTGACTGATAATTCTTGTAGATACCTTggaatgatgatgatgaactgCTGCAAGCTTGGAGGGAAGCTAGAACAGGATTCCCTTGGATCGATGCTATCATGATCCAGGTTGGTCTGTGGCATGGTGGAACCAATCTTCTTAGATATGGTTATATTAATTCCCCTTGTATTCAAATTGTCCTTTTCTTCTTATTTAGCATTCTATTTGGTCCATATATGTAATCTGTTGTAGCTCCGTAAGTGGGGTTGGATGCACCATCTAGCACGACACTCTGTTGCATGTTTTTTGACTCGGGGTGATCTGGTAAGGATTCCCTTACTCTTCTCATCCAGTAACCTTTATTCAGTTTCCTAATAGTATATTTCATTTCTGATACTATTTGTTTCTGCTGTAGTTTGTTCACTGGGAAAAAGGCCGTGATGTTTTCGAGAGGCTTCTGATTGATTCAGACTGGGCAATTAATAATGGAAACTGGCTATGGCTATCGTGCTCATCATTTTTCTACCAGGTGTGAAGCATCTATCACCATTATTTGCTAGTTCTTATAGAGTTGCATATAAGCTGGGAAGTGAGTGACATCTCAGCTTTTAAGATATAAATGGGTTCTTTATATTTTGCACTTGATTGATATACGATTGGCAATGACTGTTGATTTCAACATAGACTTATAACACTGTGCTAATGATGATACCTTTTCTGGATACATGAGTTGTGATTTTCTAACGGTGAGCATTCATCTTAAAACTAAATGTGAAAGGTTGTTTTGGTTtgaatatatgtataaatgtTTATATGCAATTCCATCTTTCACATAGTGTAACGAAGTAAGCTTTGTGTGATTGGGTGCTGGGAGTCATGATTTTCTATTGTGAATATTGATGGTTTTGCAGTGATGTTTAGTGAccctttgatgaagattttTTCATTTGAATTGTTTCCATTCTGACCAGTATAACCGCATCTACTCTCCAACCTCGTTTGGAAAGAAGTACGACCCAAATGGGGATTACATTAGACATTTTCTCCCCGTACTTAAAGGTATGTTACATTCCTCTCATTTCCTGCATATTCATTATGCTGACTACACTGTCTTGCATGAAATGCATAACCAATTTTCATCTACCAGAAATGCCAAAGGAGTACATTTATGAGCCATGGACGGCTCCTGAAGGCATTCAGAAAAAGGCAAAGTGTATAATCGGAAGAGATTATCCAAAGCCAGGTCAGTTCTGTTAACCTTCTGTTTTGCAGTATGATCAGTGCTTAAACTGGAGATTAATATGTCAGGTTATGTCTGAACTATAGACTCATGGAATGGATTGTACTTATGCTGTTCTGCATAGTAATGTGTGTTTTTGTGCATACTTTTGCCTGCACAGTAGCTTATGCATCGAATAACCTGTTGCAGTTTGAATAATCCTGTCCTTTTTCCTTTGTGAGAATGAATGCAAAATGAGTACTATTGTGGAGTATTTGGAGGATGAAAGTTGTCAAATTTTGGTCATGTGGGGAATCAACCCATGGTTGAATGCCGCGTTGCAATTTTTTTACAAGATTTTATTCTTTTGGTCATGGGGCGATACAGAGGGTTTTTAGAGGCCTAAAAACTTGGAAGACTGATGAGCTTTGAACTTcgaataatttagaaacacagtaTCTCTATCTAACTTCATTGCTTATGTCGTTGTAGTTCTTTGTTTTCTTACTCTGCACCTATTTGTATTTCAGTGGTTGCTCACGATTCTGCAAGCAAGGAGTGCAAGAGGAGAATGGCTGAAGCATATGCATTGAACCAGAAGTTGACTGGCTTGGTGAGCGAAGAAGATTTAAGAAACTTGAGGAGAAAACTGGAGAAGGACGAAAAGCCAGAGGTAAAAAATAAACGGCAAAGAAAGCTAATTGGCTGAGGTCTATGTCGGTTGTCCGACCCTCCTCATAGAAAAAACGGATCCCTTGTATTTGATCCCACCCAACCCCACATTCCTCATACCCCTTTTGAGTTTGATGATACGAACGCCTGCTGACAAAGAAAGATTCTACTTAAATTTGGTAGGTTTTCAGAAGTTCAAGGTTGTAAATGAGCCAACGCCGGAACTGAATGTCATTGTGCCCAAGTTTGGCTTGTGTAATTTTTCCCCAGCTCGAGTGAGCTTAAAAATTGCAAGCCCGATACCGAGCTCGAGCTGTTTCGAGCTATTTTAATACTAGGTTGGTTTGATTGCACAAATGTTTTACCCCTTGGTAGTGCATGTTAGTAAAAGAATCTAAACTCGATGTTAATAGAGCTCTCTTTATCAATCAAAAGAAGGTGAAAAGACTATCCAGTCTATTGATTGCATAATATTTTACCCTTTGGCAGTCCACGTTAGTCAAAGAAtctaaattatatattaatataaCTCTCTTTATCAATCAGAAGAGGATGAAATGACTATTAGTCTACTATTACAACAAAAGAGTTAAGGGCAGTAATgtaattttacaaaataaaaggttGTTTTCTGTTTAAACATCATCTGCAGGTTACATGtaattttaacatctctaatttaaaaaacaaatttaaaaaaaattaaacttctCTCTCCACTCCAAcattctctcactctcttccgcTCTCCTTcaattctaaaaataaaaataaaaaatttcacatacACATTATGTGTGGACATATACTAGTATATATAACATAAACAACGCaacacaaaattttcaaacacaaCACTTGAAATAGAGCCCGATAGCAGGTTAGGTCATCCGACGTGGTTTCTTTAGAAGTAAAAGAAAACTGGAGGGTACAATGTTTCAAAAGCAATAATTCAACACCTTATCTTCATACAAGGAAACATCTTGCATAAAATAAACGTATAGCAATATCTTACCTCTAAAAAGTTTTGAAGTAGATACTAACACAAATGAACAGTTCTGCAATGAGCCTTGGTTTTTCAAATTCTGTATGTGATTTAAGCGACGATTTAAAAGTCTCATTTGACTATTTTTACCGCaccaggatcctcgccggatccattccctagggatcccgcaattctatccgttcattgtatatcgtgcggtcagttttcgttaggtactatttacttttgaattttaaaatttaaaatttaaatgatttctgaccgcacgatagaAGATGAACGGACAGAATTGTGGGATCCCTAGGGaatggatccggcgaggatcctgaTCCATTTTTACCATATTccacaaaaaagaagaaactttATCAAAACTGTCATTTCTAGgtttatctttttgttttgttaattgaatttgttgaatttgTGTCTCTAAATACGTATTAGACAAGAAATAGAAAAAGTATTATTCTTGTAACACATTTAATCAAGAGTTGATgacatgtatttttttaatttattattacatGTCAAGCTTGAATGATCGAGCCGAGTTCAAGTTTATTTTGAGCTGCTCACTGCCAACCACAGCCCAAACCTGGTGCAAGCTCGAAGTGTTTTGAGCCGGTTTACAATCCTAAATGAGTTAGTCAAGTTACTTTCACAAAGAATAAGATCATATGCATTGAAAGCTGTACTTACATAAGGTCAAATGATATCCAAATATAATAATGCTCGTTTTGTTTAAAAATGCTCATCCTTTCCGTCTCAAACTGCTCGACTCAAGTTTCTTTCAATTGGGAAGAAATGGCTAAACAATCTTCATTGGAAACCTAACCAAGAGTCCATTTTACCGAAGGTAAAAATGACAGGACCCGTAAACATCCCATCCCAAATTGGCAAATTCCAGCACGGGCACCCCAACTTCCCACGTGCGAGGTGAATCCCTACCCGCAAAGACCCGGCTCCATCATCCTCTCTTCCGGACAAGCCCGAAGACCCGTTGGACTCCTCCCACCCAGCCTCCCACCATTTTCCCACCCCTAAGCAAATCCCCATTTTCTcgagaaacaaacagaaaattatCACAAAAGGAGATCAAGAGATCCAATCTCTTCGTCTCCAACACCAAAGGGGTGGCCTGACATTAAAACACACTCACCACCACAACAATCAGAACCATGTGGCGGAGACTGCTCTCTTCCTCTCAgctcaaaaccctaaccctagccgccgCCGCTCCATGCCGATCGGCTGGTGGACCCGCCCTGTCTCTCCTCCTCAAGCCCCTTCCTGTCCTTCCTAGCTACTTCAGCATCACTGCCGAAGCTGgtaatctcttcttcttcctcatcgcAGACCCTTGTTTTTCCTCTCAGATCTTTGTCCGATGAGCGGGATTTTGATTTGAGTGTTTTGTTGCAGTGACGACGGGTGTGAAGAAGGTTGAGGACGTTATGCCCATTGCCACTGGCCACGAGCGAGAGGAGCTTGAAGCTGAACTTGAGGtaacacttttttttaattaatttatgattttgatcattttttttcctGAGGAGACTGTTTGACTGCTGAGAAAATGTAGGAAAAAATGAGTTAGTGAGCAAGTGA belongs to Malus sylvestris chromosome 17, drMalSylv7.2, whole genome shotgun sequence and includes:
- the LOC126612415 gene encoding (6-4)DNA photolyase — translated: MSSGSSSLMWFRKGLRIHDNPALEYASKGSDFVYPVFVIDPHYMKPDPDAFSPGSSKAGLNRIRFLLESLSDLDSNLKKLGSRLLVLKGEPSEVLNRCLKEWDVKRLCFEYDTEPYYQALDVKVKGYASAAGIEVFSPVSHTLFNPADIIRRNGGRPPLTYQSFVKLVGDPSWASSPLSITLSSLPPIGSFGRCEISEVPTVEELGYEETQQDEHSPFKGGESEALKKLRESIEKKEWVANFEKPKGDPSAFLTPATTVLSPYLKFGCLSSRYFYICLQDLYKNVKSHTSPPVSLAGQLLWRDFFYTVAFGTPNFDRMRGNKICKQIPWNDDDELLQAWREARTGFPWIDAIMIQLRKWGWMHHLARHSVACFLTRGDLFVHWEKGRDVFERLLIDSDWAINNGNWLWLSCSSFFYQYNRIYSPTSFGKKYDPNGDYIRHFLPVLKEMPKEYIYEPWTAPEGIQKKAKCIIGRDYPKPVVAHDSASKECKRRMAEAYALNQKLTGLVSEEDLRNLRRKLEKDEKPEVKNKRQRKLIG